From one Macaca nemestrina isolate mMacNem1 chromosome 5, mMacNem.hap1, whole genome shotgun sequence genomic stretch:
- the LOC105478777 gene encoding PR domain zinc finger protein 1 isoform X5: MRYVNPAHSPREQNLAACQNGMNIYFYTIKPIPANQELLVWYCRDFAERLHYPYPGELTMMNLTQTQSNLKQPSTEKNELCPKNVPKREHSVKEILKLDSNPSKGKDLYRSNISPLTSEKDLDDFRRHGSPEMPFYPRVVYPIRAPLPEDFLKASLAYGMERPTYITRSPIPSSTTPSPSARSSPDQSLKSSSPHSSPGNTVSPVGPGSQEPRDSYAYLNAPYGTEGLGSYPGYAPLPHLPPAFIPSYNAHYPKFLLPPYGMNCNGLSAVSSMNGINNFGLFPRLCPVYSNLLGGGSLPHPMLNPTSLPSSLPSDGARRLLQPEHPREVLVPAPHSAFSLTGAAASMKDKACSPTSGSPTAGTAATAEHVVQPKATSAAMAAPSSDEAMNLIKNKRNMTGYKTLPYPLKKQNGKIKYECNVCAKTFGQLSNLKVHLRVHSGERPFKCQTCNKGFTQLAHLQKHYLVHTGEKPHECQVCHKRFSSTSNLKTHLRLHSGEKPYQCKVCPAKFTQFVHLKLHKRLHTRERPHKCSQCHKNYIHLCSLKVHLKGNCAAAPAPGLPLEDLTRINEEIEKFDISDNADRLEDVEDDISVISVVEKEILAVVRKEKEETGLKVSLQRNMGNGLLSSGCSLYESSDLPLMKLPPSNPLPLVPVKVKQETVEPMDP, translated from the exons ATGCGCTATGTGAATCCAGCGCACTCTCCCCGGGAGCAAAACCTGGCTGCGTGTCAGAACGGGATGAACATCTACTTCTACACCATTAAGCCCATCCCTGCCAACCAGGAACTTCTTGTGTGGTATTGTCGGGACTTTGCAGAAAGGCTTCACTACCCTTATCCCGGAGAGCTGACAATGATGAATCTCA CACAAACACAGAGCAATCTCAAGCAGCCGAGCACTGAGAAAAATGAACTCTGCCCAAAGAATGTCCCAAAGAGAGAGCACAGCGTCAAAGAAATCCTAAAACTGGACTCCAATCCCTCCAAAGGAAAGGACCTCTACCGTTCGAACATTTCACCCCTCACGTCAGAAAAGGACCTCGATGACTTTAGAAGACATGGGAGCCCCGAAATGCCCTTCTACCCTCGGGTCGTTTACCCTATCCGGGCCCCTCTGCCGGAAGACTTTTTGAAAGCTTCCCTGGCCTACGGGATGGAGAGACCCACGTACATCACTCGCTCCCCCATTCCGTCCTCCACCACTCCAAGCCCCTCTGCAAGAAGCAGCCCGGACCAAAGCCTCAAGAGCTCTAGCCCTCACAGCAGCCCCGGGAATACGGTGTCCCCTGTGGGCCCCGGCTCTCAAGAGCCCCGGGACTCCTACGCTTACTTGAACGCGCCCTACGGCACGGAAGGTTTGGGCTCCTACCCTGGCTACGcacccctgccccacctcccgCCAGCTTTCATCCCCTCCTACAATGCTCACTACCCCAAGTTCCTCCTGCCCCCCTACGGCATGAATTGTAATGGCCTGAGCGCTGTGAGCAGCATGAATGGCATCAACAACTTCGGCCTCTTCCCGAGGCTGTGCCCTGTCTACAGCAATCTCCTCGGTGGGGGCAGCCTGCCCCACCCCATGCTCAACCCCACTTCTCTCCCGAGCTCGCTACCTTCAGATGGAGCCCGGAGGTTGCTCCAGCCGGAGCATCCCAGGGAGGTGCTTGTCCCGGCGCCCCACAGTGCCTTCTCCCTTACCGGGGCCGCCGCCAGCATGAAGGACAAGGCCTGTAGCCCCACAAGCGGGTCTCCCACGGCGGGAACAGCCGCCACTGCAGAACATGTGGTGCAGCCCAAAGCTACCTCAGCAGCTATGGCAGCCCCCAGCAGCGACGAAGCCATGaatctcattaaaaacaaaagaaacatgacCGGCTACAAGACCCTTCCCTACCCGCTGAAGAAGCAGAACGGCAAGATCAAGTACGAATGCAACGTTTGCGCCAAGACTTTCGGCCAGCTCTCCAATCTGAAG GTCCACCTGAGAGTGCACAGTGGAGAACGGCCTTTCAAATGTCAGACTTGCAACAAGGGCTTTACTCAGCTCGCCCACCTACAGAAACACTACCTGGTACACACGGGAGAAAAGCCACATGAATGCCAG GTCTGCCACAAGCGATTTAGCAGCACCAGCAATCTCAAGACCCACCTGCGACTCCATTCTGGAGAGAAACCGTACCAATGCAAGGTGTGCCCTGCCAAGTTCACCCAGTTTGTGCACCTGAAACTGCACAAGCGTCTGCACACTCGAGAGCGGCCCCACAAGTGCTCCCAGTGCCACAAGAACTACATCCATCTCTGTAGCCTCAAGGTTCACCTGAAAGGAAACTGCGCTGCAGCCCCGGCGCCCGGGCTGCCCTTGGAAGATCTGACCCGAATCAATGAAGAGATCGAGAAGTTTGACATCAGCGACAATGCTGACCGGCTCGAGGACGTGGAGGATGACATTAGTGTGATCTCTGTAGTGGAGAAGGAAATTCTGGCCGTggtcagaaaagagaaagaagaaactggCCTGAAAGTGTCTTTGCAAAGAAACATGGGGAATGGACTCCTCTCCTCAGGGTGCAGCCTTTATGAGTCATCAGATCTACCCCTCATGAAGTTGCCTCCCAGCAACCCACTACCTCTGGTACCTGTAAAGGTCAAACAAGAAACAGTCGAACCAATGGATCCTTAA
- the LOC105478777 gene encoding PR domain zinc finger protein 1 isoform X4, whose product MEKIYSRGELRHFIDGFNEEKSNWMRYVNPAHSPREQNLAACQNGMNIYFYTIKPIPANQELLVWYCRDFAERLHYPYPGELTMMNLTQTQSNLKQPSTEKNELCPKNVPKREHSVKEILKLDSNPSKGKDLYRSNISPLTSEKDLDDFRRHGSPEMPFYPRVVYPIRAPLPEDFLKASLAYGMERPTYITRSPIPSSTTPSPSARSSPDQSLKSSSPHSSPGNTVSPVGPGSQEPRDSYAYLNAPYGTEGLGSYPGYAPLPHLPPAFIPSYNAHYPKFLLPPYGMNCNGLSAVSSMNGINNFGLFPRLCPVYSNLLGGGSLPHPMLNPTSLPSSLPSDGARRLLQPEHPREVLVPAPHSAFSLTGAAASMKDKACSPTSGSPTAGTAATAEHVVQPKATSAAMAAPSSDEAMNLIKNKRNMTGYKTLPYPLKKQNGKIKYECNVCAKTFGQLSNLKVHLRVHSGERPFKCQTCNKGFTQLAHLQKHYLVHTGEKPHECQVCHKRFSSTSNLKTHLRLHSGEKPYQCKVCPAKFTQFVHLKLHKRLHTRERPHKCSQCHKNYIHLCSLKVHLKGNCAAAPAPGLPLEDLTRINEEIEKFDISDNADRLEDVEDDISVISVVEKEILAVVRKEKEETGLKVSLQRNMGNGLLSSGCSLYESSDLPLMKLPPSNPLPLVPVKVKQETVEPMDP is encoded by the exons ATGGAAAAG ATCTATTCCAGAGGGGAGCTTCGCCACTTCATTGATGGCTTTAATGAAGAGAAAAGCAACTGGATGCGCTATGTGAATCCAGCGCACTCTCCCCGGGAGCAAAACCTGGCTGCGTGTCAGAACGGGATGAACATCTACTTCTACACCATTAAGCCCATCCCTGCCAACCAGGAACTTCTTGTGTGGTATTGTCGGGACTTTGCAGAAAGGCTTCACTACCCTTATCCCGGAGAGCTGACAATGATGAATCTCA CACAAACACAGAGCAATCTCAAGCAGCCGAGCACTGAGAAAAATGAACTCTGCCCAAAGAATGTCCCAAAGAGAGAGCACAGCGTCAAAGAAATCCTAAAACTGGACTCCAATCCCTCCAAAGGAAAGGACCTCTACCGTTCGAACATTTCACCCCTCACGTCAGAAAAGGACCTCGATGACTTTAGAAGACATGGGAGCCCCGAAATGCCCTTCTACCCTCGGGTCGTTTACCCTATCCGGGCCCCTCTGCCGGAAGACTTTTTGAAAGCTTCCCTGGCCTACGGGATGGAGAGACCCACGTACATCACTCGCTCCCCCATTCCGTCCTCCACCACTCCAAGCCCCTCTGCAAGAAGCAGCCCGGACCAAAGCCTCAAGAGCTCTAGCCCTCACAGCAGCCCCGGGAATACGGTGTCCCCTGTGGGCCCCGGCTCTCAAGAGCCCCGGGACTCCTACGCTTACTTGAACGCGCCCTACGGCACGGAAGGTTTGGGCTCCTACCCTGGCTACGcacccctgccccacctcccgCCAGCTTTCATCCCCTCCTACAATGCTCACTACCCCAAGTTCCTCCTGCCCCCCTACGGCATGAATTGTAATGGCCTGAGCGCTGTGAGCAGCATGAATGGCATCAACAACTTCGGCCTCTTCCCGAGGCTGTGCCCTGTCTACAGCAATCTCCTCGGTGGGGGCAGCCTGCCCCACCCCATGCTCAACCCCACTTCTCTCCCGAGCTCGCTACCTTCAGATGGAGCCCGGAGGTTGCTCCAGCCGGAGCATCCCAGGGAGGTGCTTGTCCCGGCGCCCCACAGTGCCTTCTCCCTTACCGGGGCCGCCGCCAGCATGAAGGACAAGGCCTGTAGCCCCACAAGCGGGTCTCCCACGGCGGGAACAGCCGCCACTGCAGAACATGTGGTGCAGCCCAAAGCTACCTCAGCAGCTATGGCAGCCCCCAGCAGCGACGAAGCCATGaatctcattaaaaacaaaagaaacatgacCGGCTACAAGACCCTTCCCTACCCGCTGAAGAAGCAGAACGGCAAGATCAAGTACGAATGCAACGTTTGCGCCAAGACTTTCGGCCAGCTCTCCAATCTGAAG GTCCACCTGAGAGTGCACAGTGGAGAACGGCCTTTCAAATGTCAGACTTGCAACAAGGGCTTTACTCAGCTCGCCCACCTACAGAAACACTACCTGGTACACACGGGAGAAAAGCCACATGAATGCCAG GTCTGCCACAAGCGATTTAGCAGCACCAGCAATCTCAAGACCCACCTGCGACTCCATTCTGGAGAGAAACCGTACCAATGCAAGGTGTGCCCTGCCAAGTTCACCCAGTTTGTGCACCTGAAACTGCACAAGCGTCTGCACACTCGAGAGCGGCCCCACAAGTGCTCCCAGTGCCACAAGAACTACATCCATCTCTGTAGCCTCAAGGTTCACCTGAAAGGAAACTGCGCTGCAGCCCCGGCGCCCGGGCTGCCCTTGGAAGATCTGACCCGAATCAATGAAGAGATCGAGAAGTTTGACATCAGCGACAATGCTGACCGGCTCGAGGACGTGGAGGATGACATTAGTGTGATCTCTGTAGTGGAGAAGGAAATTCTGGCCGTggtcagaaaagagaaagaagaaactggCCTGAAAGTGTCTTTGCAAAGAAACATGGGGAATGGACTCCTCTCCTCAGGGTGCAGCCTTTATGAGTCATCAGATCTACCCCTCATGAAGTTGCCTCCCAGCAACCCACTACCTCTGGTACCTGTAAAGGTCAAACAAGAAACAGTCGAACCAATGGATCCTTAA